In Methanosphaera sp. ISO3-F5, a genomic segment contains:
- a CDS encoding aspartate aminotransferase family protein, producing MNTDEVKETLDTYVMHTYGRYDLVIDHAHGSIVYDKEGKEYIDCVAGIAVNNIGHTHKKMTENLSKQLDKLIHVSNLYYTEEQATLAKRLVEVSPHDKVFFANSGAGANEGAIKLARKYTGKGEIIATNNSFHGRTLATITATGQPKYQKGFEPLPAGFKHVDYNDIEQMKEAISDDTAAILVEPIQGESGVRVPDEDYLPNLRKLCDENGILLIFDEVQTGYGRTGKMFASELTGTVPDITTCAKAIAGGLPMGAVLANKEIADAFEPGSHATTFGGTALVCCAANTVLDIYEEENLVKKSHDNGLYFMEKLESLKDKHDCIVDVRGHGLMVGVELNYQCGDLVSKAQENGVLINVANGSVIRFVPPLIITRDELDKVVNVIDEILP from the coding sequence TTGAATACAGATGAAGTAAAAGAAACTTTAGACACATATGTAATGCATACATATGGCAGATATGACTTAGTAATAGACCACGCTCATGGAAGCATAGTCTATGATAAAGAAGGAAAAGAATACATTGATTGTGTAGCAGGAATAGCAGTAAACAATATAGGTCACACTCACAAAAAAATGACCGAAAACTTATCCAAACAATTAGATAAGCTAATACATGTTTCAAACCTTTACTACACAGAAGAACAAGCAACATTAGCTAAACGATTGGTGGAAGTATCACCCCACGACAAAGTATTCTTTGCAAACAGTGGTGCAGGAGCTAACGAAGGAGCTATAAAACTTGCAAGAAAATACACAGGAAAAGGTGAAATCATAGCTACAAACAATTCCTTCCACGGCAGAACACTTGCCACTATCACAGCTACAGGCCAACCAAAATACCAGAAAGGATTTGAACCATTACCAGCCGGCTTCAAACATGTTGACTATAATGACATAGAACAAATGAAAGAAGCTATCAGTGATGATACAGCAGCAATTCTAGTAGAACCTATCCAGGGTGAAAGTGGTGTAAGAGTACCTGATGAGGATTACTTACCAAATTTAAGAAAGTTATGTGATGAAAATGGCATACTTTTAATATTTGATGAAGTACAGACAGGTTATGGACGAACAGGTAAAATGTTTGCATCAGAATTAACAGGTACTGTACCGGATATTACAACCTGTGCCAAAGCTATAGCTGGAGGACTTCCAATGGGAGCAGTTCTAGCAAATAAAGAAATAGCTGATGCTTTTGAACCTGGAAGTCACGCAACAACATTTGGTGGTACAGCTTTAGTTTGCTGTGCAGCAAATACTGTTCTAGACATCTATGAAGAGGAAAACTTAGTTAAAAAATCCCATGATAATGGTTTATACTTCATGGAAAAATTAGAGTCATTAAAAGATAAACACGATTGTATTGTTGATGTAAGAGGCCATGGTTTGATGGTGGGTGTAGAACTTAACTATCAATGTGGTGATTTAGTTTCTAAAGCTCAAGAAAATGGTGTTCTAATCAATGTTGCAAATGGTAGTGTTATTCGTTTCGTACCTCCTCTCATAATTACAAGGGATGAATTAGATAAGGTAGTCAATGTTATTGATGAAATTCTACCTTAA
- a CDS encoding peptidylprolyl isomerase: MKKAVIKTDKGDITLELFPNEAPGTVENFEKLANDGFYNGLTFHRVIPDFVIQGGCPRGDGTGGPGYTIKCETKGNPHKHGTGALSMAHAGKDTGGSQFFITHSPQPHLDGVHTVFGQVIDGMDVVYEIRQGDVMNEVVIIDD; this comes from the coding sequence ATGAAAAAAGCTGTTATAAAAACAGACAAAGGTGATATTACATTAGAATTATTCCCTAATGAAGCACCTGGAACAGTAGAAAACTTTGAAAAATTAGCAAACGACGGATTTTATAATGGTCTAACATTCCACAGAGTAATACCAGACTTTGTAATACAAGGTGGATGTCCTAGAGGTGACGGTACTGGTGGACCAGGTTACACAATTAAATGTGAAACTAAAGGAAACCCACATAAACATGGAACCGGTGCTTTGTCAATGGCACATGCTGGTAAAGATACTGGTGGAAGTCAATTCTTCATAACACACTCTCCACAACCACACCTTGACGGAGTACACACTGTATTTGGTCAAGTAATTGATGGTATGGATGTTGTCTATGAAATTAGGCAAGGCGATGTTATGAATGAAGTAGTCATAATTGATGACTAA
- a CDS encoding zinc ribbon domain-containing protein → MFTKNNRTKRAYEHERTLIHITQWYPSSKTCNNYQYYNNKLKLNNRIWTCPQCGNIHDRDINTAKNIQREGLKKYNYINKVFYM, encoded by the coding sequence ATGTTCACAAAAAATAATAGAACAAAAAGAGCATATGAACACGAACGAACACTAATACACATCACCCAATGGTACCCCTCCAGTAAAACATGCAACAACTACCAATACTACAATAACAAGTTAAAACTCAACAACAGAATATGGACATGTCCACAATGTGGAAACATACATGACAGAGACATAAACACAGCCAAAAACATACAACGAGAAGGATTAAAAAAATATAATTATATAAACAAAGTATTTTATATGTGA
- a CDS encoding helix-turn-helix domain-containing protein: MKVVMYKSFVVRIYPDEVQENFFTNQFGCCRFVFNTFLDAKKKAYTEKGEYLSFYDCSAMLTELKKSKTWLKRVDSTGLIESLKNLENAFNRFFNQISKYPCHKNKYNPVQSYKTNNIQ; this comes from the coding sequence TTGAAAGTTGTTATGTATAAGAGTTTTGTTGTTCGTATTTATCCTGATGAGGTTCAGGAGAATTTTTTCACCAATCAGTTTGGTTGTTGTCGGTTTGTTTTTAATACTTTTCTGGATGCCAAAAAGAAAGCATATACTGAAAAGGGAGAGTATTTGTCTTTTTATGATTGTTCGGCTATGTTAACTGAGCTAAAAAAGTCTAAAACTTGGTTAAAACGAGTTGATTCCACAGGTTTAATTGAATCATTGAAAAATTTAGAAAATGCATTTAACAGATTCTTTAACCAAATCAGCAAGTATCCATGCCATAAAAATAAATATAATCCAGTACAATCTTATAAAACCAATAATATACAATAA
- a CDS encoding DNA glycosylase has protein sequence MNSGQFIIDNNEYIGDFDLDITINSGQTSQPPWTLEDNKYYEILEVYDSNVLVGVSQDGLNKDLIVDYYSEDDVDIEDIRKIIFYLFDLDYNIGEVYDFLNDNRELSDVYEFNKGLRLYKAQYPYECIISSICSANNSIKRWTKSINDIKKEYGTKLNFNNKEYYVFPEESVFVNIPDTDDGLKKFGVGYRSKYMINSTKMILDNPDFHDIINKSSYNEAFEKILELEGVGPKVADCILLYGYNKHEAYPVDVWINRITSHIYFPDQKPSNQKIMSFAQEKFGEYAGYVQLYLFNYARLSGLTEKLKAKKS, from the coding sequence ATGAATTCAGGACAATTTATTATAGATAACAATGAATACATTGGAGACTTTGATTTGGACATAACTATTAATTCCGGTCAAACAAGTCAACCTCCATGGACATTAGAGGATAATAAATACTATGAAATATTGGAGGTATATGACTCAAATGTTCTGGTAGGTGTTAGTCAGGATGGACTGAACAAAGATTTAATAGTTGATTATTATTCAGAGGATGATGTGGATATTGAAGATATAAGAAAAATAATATTCTACCTATTTGATTTAGACTATAATATAGGAGAAGTGTATGATTTTCTTAACGATAACAGGGAATTATCGGATGTTTATGAATTTAATAAGGGATTAAGATTATATAAAGCACAATATCCATATGAATGTATCATTTCCTCCATATGTTCTGCGAACAATTCTATAAAACGTTGGACTAAATCAATTAATGATATTAAAAAGGAATATGGTACAAAATTAAATTTCAATAATAAAGAGTATTACGTATTCCCCGAAGAATCAGTGTTTGTGAACATTCCAGATACTGATGATGGACTGAAGAAGTTTGGAGTAGGATACAGATCAAAATATATGATTAATTCAACCAAGATGATTCTGGATAATCCTGATTTTCATGATATTATCAACAAATCATCATATAATGAAGCATTTGAAAAAATTTTAGAACTAGAAGGTGTAGGACCAAAAGTAGCAGACTGTATATTACTCTACGGTTATAATAAACATGAAGCATACCCCGTAGATGTATGGATTAACAGGATTACTTCTCATATTTATTTCCCTGACCAAAAACCATCAAATCAGAAGATAATGAGTTTTGCACAGGAAAAATTCGGAGAATATGCGGGTTATGTTCAGTTATACCTCTTTAATTATGCAAGATTAAGTGGGTTAACAGAAAAACTTAAAGCTAAAAAATCTTAA